Proteins encoded together in one Deinococcus betulae window:
- a CDS encoding E3 binding domain-containing protein, with protein MERIAPLAQVLAEANGIDWQKIQGSGAGGQIVEQDILNYLSRVMSGEEDPPDTPVDLPPPDWNGEEVPSAAMLNQAGMNADMLSRAGVDTDLTAFVEQTRTASPEVPATPAPSNLDEDTEFELDDEPEVAPAPVAAAPVPTPPVPEPVVTPTPEPVMPAAAAPMPEPTPAPVTPPPAAPAAPAGGLSSLLSRLYQKPAQPEAAPAPAPTPMPEPVATPVAAQPEPMQIPVQPEPVQPEVAAQPEPTPVPEPTPLPEPVAAQAEPAAEPVQPEPTPEPVVAEPEPVAPTPEPEPAQPEVAAQPEPAVVPTPAAPMPAAPVPVQTPAAPAQAPTGGVWFGTYLRRGADVAALYDLRDQVSRALSQELPLGLLVARAAQRHADTLGLSSVALDGQGRTHTVGGGSLRDAVTALDTTFDGTPDLLVVDAAALDLDDLHYPQTVTLSVGRTENGRATLSLNGDVETARAAQFLAQVAGTLEQPILLVL; from the coding sequence ATGGAACGGATTGCGCCGCTTGCCCAGGTGCTGGCAGAAGCGAACGGGATTGACTGGCAGAAGATTCAAGGCTCCGGAGCCGGCGGTCAGATCGTCGAACAGGACATTCTGAACTACCTGTCGCGTGTGATGTCTGGCGAGGAAGATCCGCCCGATACCCCGGTGGACCTGCCGCCGCCCGATTGGAACGGCGAGGAAGTGCCCAGCGCCGCCATGCTGAACCAGGCCGGCATGAACGCCGACATGCTCAGCCGCGCGGGCGTGGACACCGACCTGACAGCCTTTGTGGAGCAAACCCGCACCGCTTCCCCCGAGGTGCCGGCCACCCCCGCCCCCAGCAATCTGGACGAGGACACCGAGTTCGAGCTGGACGACGAGCCCGAAGTGGCGCCCGCCCCTGTTGCCGCCGCTCCGGTGCCGACTCCCCCTGTGCCCGAGCCCGTGGTGACCCCTACCCCCGAGCCGGTCATGCCTGCGGCGGCGGCCCCCATGCCCGAGCCCACCCCAGCGCCGGTCACCCCACCCCCGGCGGCGCCTGCGGCCCCGGCCGGTGGTCTGAGCAGCCTGCTCTCGCGCCTGTACCAGAAGCCGGCCCAGCCAGAAGCGGCGCCGGCCCCCGCACCCACCCCCATGCCCGAGCCGGTGGCCACCCCTGTGGCGGCCCAACCCGAGCCGATGCAGATCCCAGTGCAGCCAGAACCCGTGCAGCCAGAAGTGGCGGCGCAGCCCGAGCCGACCCCCGTGCCTGAGCCCACCCCTCTGCCCGAGCCCGTCGCCGCGCAGGCCGAACCTGCCGCCGAACCCGTGCAGCCCGAACCCACCCCAGAGCCGGTCGTGGCCGAGCCAGAGCCTGTGGCACCCACACCCGAGCCTGAGCCTGCTCAGCCGGAAGTGGCCGCGCAGCCTGAGCCGGCTGTGGTCCCCACGCCCGCTGCCCCCATGCCTGCCGCGCCGGTGCCGGTTCAGACCCCGGCTGCACCTGCCCAGGCCCCCACTGGCGGCGTGTGGTTCGGCACCTACCTGCGCCGGGGCGCAGACGTGGCCGCCCTGTACGACCTGCGCGATCAGGTCAGCCGCGCGCTCTCGCAGGAGCTGCCGCTGGGCCTGCTGGTCGCCCGCGCCGCGCAGCGCCACGCCGACACCCTGGGCCTGAGCAGCGTGGCCCTGGACGGACAGGGCCGCACGCACACCGTGGGCGGCGGCAGCCTGCGCGACGCCGTGACGGCGCTGGACACCACCTTTGACGGCACGCCCGACCTGCTGGTCGTGGACGCCGCCGCCCTGGACCTGGACGACCTGCACTACCCGCAGACCGTGACCCTCAGCGTGGGCCGCACCGAGAACGGCCGCGCCACCCTGAGCCTGAACGGCGACGTGGAAACGGCACGCGCCGCGCAGTTCCTGGCGCAAGTGGCCGGCACCCTGGAACAGCCTATTCTGCTCGTGCTGTAA
- the fmt gene encoding methionyl-tRNA formyltransferase, whose translation MTPPRVAFFGSPAFALPVLAAIQAQFEVVLVVAQPDKPVGRGLKLTPPPVAARAAELGLPLAQPKKLRSNASFEALLRESGADVAVTCAYGKILPASLLGVPRFGFLNTHTSLLPAYRGAAPIQWALIRGETVTGTTVMQTDEGMDTGPVLLQEALPIAPEWTSLDLADALSAQAARLIVTALSEVERLSPTPQDGALATHAPMLTKEDGFVRWGESAAQIVNRSRGVAAWPQTTAFLGGARLKLSGLSRAEGQGQPGEVLAVSEEGLLVAAQTGAVWIQTVQPEARKAQPAQLWAQAAGVSRGTGFDLWQPAAD comes from the coding sequence TTGACCCCGCCCCGCGTGGCCTTTTTTGGCTCGCCGGCCTTTGCCCTGCCGGTGCTCGCCGCCATTCAGGCGCAGTTTGAGGTCGTGCTGGTGGTGGCCCAGCCGGACAAACCCGTGGGCCGGGGGTTAAAGCTGACCCCGCCCCCGGTGGCAGCCCGCGCCGCCGAACTGGGGCTGCCCCTGGCCCAGCCGAAGAAACTGCGCAGCAACGCCAGCTTTGAGGCCCTGCTGCGCGAATCCGGCGCCGATGTGGCCGTCACCTGCGCCTACGGCAAGATTCTGCCGGCGTCTCTGCTGGGGGTTCCCCGCTTCGGCTTTCTGAACACCCACACCAGCCTGCTGCCCGCCTACCGGGGCGCGGCGCCGATTCAGTGGGCGCTGATTCGCGGCGAGACCGTCACGGGCACGACCGTCATGCAGACCGACGAGGGCATGGACACTGGCCCGGTGCTGCTTCAAGAGGCGCTGCCGATTGCCCCCGAGTGGACCAGCCTGGACCTCGCCGACGCCCTAAGCGCCCAGGCGGCCCGGCTGATCGTGACCGCGCTGTCGGAGGTGGAGCGCCTGTCTCCGACCCCTCAGGACGGGGCGCTGGCCACCCACGCGCCGATGCTGACCAAAGAGGACGGCTTCGTGCGCTGGGGTGAGAGCGCCGCGCAGATCGTCAACCGGTCGCGTGGCGTGGCCGCCTGGCCACAGACCACCGCGTTTCTGGGCGGCGCGCGGCTAAAGCTGAGCGGGCTGAGCAGGGCCGAGGGTCAGGGCCAGCCCGGCGAGGTGCTGGCGGTTTCAGAGGAGGGCCTGCTGGTGGCCGCCCAGACAGGCGCCGTTTGGATTCAGACCGTGCAGCCCGAGGCCCGCAAGGCCCAGCCCGCCCAGCTGTGGGCCCAGGCAGCGGGCGTCTCGCGGGGCACCGGCTTTGACCTGTGGCAACCCGCAGCGGACTGA
- the gntA gene encoding guanitoxin biosynthesis heme-dependent pre-guanitoxin N-hydroxylase GntA: MTQTFSAARRIPTPSAQSYHLICRGEAQATRGAVTPQVQAVHSAIRSKILANDFSCVAARASLNTDCYALGCYGELTADSTAQMLASDLSRFLQDQDRMGSGFTSMIATFDGQTPADEHEFEAALWHLLRAIHRLDDADYSPEVSCDPNDPRFGFSFGGRAFFVIGLHPGSSRLARTFPFPALVLNAHRQFQALRDTGRYGRMQDTIRTRELKGQGNLNPNLADYGEASEARQYSGRAVEADWAAPFPQAPQGRCPFGHS, translated from the coding sequence ATGACCCAGACCTTTTCCGCCGCCCGGCGCATCCCAACCCCCTCCGCCCAGAGCTACCACCTGATTTGCCGTGGCGAGGCCCAGGCCACCCGAGGTGCCGTGACCCCGCAGGTTCAGGCTGTCCACAGCGCCATTCGCAGCAAGATTCTGGCAAACGATTTTTCCTGTGTTGCCGCTCGCGCCTCACTGAATACAGACTGCTACGCGCTGGGCTGTTACGGTGAGCTGACCGCAGACAGTACGGCGCAGATGCTGGCCAGTGACCTGAGCCGCTTCCTTCAGGACCAGGACCGCATGGGATCAGGCTTCACGTCCATGATTGCCACCTTTGACGGTCAGACACCAGCCGATGAACACGAGTTCGAGGCGGCGCTGTGGCACCTCCTGCGGGCCATACACCGCCTGGATGACGCCGATTACAGCCCTGAGGTCAGCTGCGACCCGAATGACCCGCGCTTTGGATTTTCATTTGGAGGCCGCGCATTTTTTGTGATTGGCCTGCATCCTGGCAGCAGCCGTCTGGCTCGCACCTTTCCTTTTCCGGCGCTGGTGCTGAACGCCCACCGCCAGTTTCAGGCGCTGCGCGATACTGGCCGCTACGGCCGCATGCAGGACACCATTCGCACCCGCGAACTGAAGGGGCAGGGCAACCTGAATCCCAACCTGGCCGATTACGGTGAGGCCAGCGAGGCCCGCCAGTATTCTGGCCGTGCGGTGGAGGCTGACTGGGCTGCCCCTTTTCCGCAGGCACCACAGGGCCGCTGCCCCTTTGGTCACAGTTAA
- a CDS encoding Glu/Leu/Phe/Val dehydrogenase family protein, whose amino-acid sequence MQILEEMGSRGHEALTLLHHAPSGLRAALAVHSTVLGPAIAGVRLREQDEDLAVRGALALSESLTLKAALAGLNYGGGACVLMTPECGMDDPHAREALFRALGRQVRPMESRVVLTEDIGVSPADISFVAQETGSTLGMNTDTSSVTGYGVYRGMKAAARFALGSESMRGVRVAILGVGAVGRTLAAHLHREGARLTVADERPDRAEALAEDLEGIKVVGAHELLDTPCDILAPCGYGHSIRSEDVPRLQCRLIAGGEHHPLTRRGEAAVKEAGIVYLPDFAINSAGLIAAATGLDMNQAAERVYQTVGRITQAAEQYGKAPHVVARRMAERRIDLIGSLGAGQGRGGRA is encoded by the coding sequence ATGCAGATACTTGAAGAGATGGGGTCGCGCGGTCACGAGGCCCTGACGCTGCTTCACCATGCCCCCAGCGGCCTGCGCGCCGCGCTGGCGGTGCATTCGACGGTGCTGGGGCCGGCCATCGCGGGCGTGAGACTGCGCGAGCAGGACGAGGACCTGGCGGTGCGCGGCGCCCTGGCGCTGTCGGAGAGCCTGACCCTGAAAGCGGCCCTGGCAGGCCTGAACTACGGCGGCGGCGCCTGCGTCCTGATGACCCCTGAATGCGGCATGGACGACCCCCACGCCCGCGAGGCCCTGTTCCGGGCGCTGGGCCGTCAGGTCCGCCCCATGGAGTCTCGCGTGGTGCTGACCGAGGATATTGGCGTCAGTCCCGCCGATATCTCGTTTGTGGCGCAGGAAACCGGCTCGACGCTGGGCATGAACACCGACACCAGTTCGGTGACGGGCTACGGTGTCTACCGGGGCATGAAGGCCGCCGCGCGCTTTGCGCTGGGCTCCGAAAGTATGCGCGGCGTGCGCGTGGCGATTCTGGGCGTGGGGGCTGTGGGCCGCACCCTGGCCGCGCACCTGCACCGCGAGGGCGCCCGCCTGACCGTGGCCGATGAGCGCCCCGACCGCGCCGAGGCCCTGGCTGAAGACCTGGAAGGCATCAAGGTGGTGGGCGCCCACGAACTGCTGGACACCCCCTGCGACATCCTGGCGCCGTGCGGCTACGGCCATTCCATCCGCAGCGAGGACGTGCCCCGCTTGCAGTGCCGCCTGATTGCGGGCGGCGAACACCATCCCCTCACCCGCCGGGGCGAGGCGGCGGTCAAAGAGGCGGGCATCGTGTACCTGCCGGATTTCGCTATCAATTCGGCGGGGCTGATTGCCGCGGCCACGGGGCTGGACATGAACCAGGCCGCCGAGCGGGTCTACCAGACGGTGGGGCGCATCACGCAGGCGGCCGAGCAGTACGGCAAGGCTCCCCATGTGGTGGCCCGCCGCATGGCGGAGCGGCGCATTGACCTGATCGGCTCGCTGGGTGCCGGGCAGGGCCGGGGAGGCCGCGCGTGA
- a CDS encoding DUF1989 domain-containing protein, producing MSLPTHRIPPQSGTGFLLRRGDVLVVIDPQGEQVADLMAFAQENREEWLSSGRTFDYNETIYLTTGHVLYSNRSRPMFTLLRDDVGRHDFLLTPCSTETFELLYPPGTAEGHPSCFSNLMSAFAPYGISPDQIPTTLNIFMNVLVDERGQVKIGPPISQAGQRLELRAEMDLVVGLTACSAEGSNNGTFKPIDYFVRPAAEDIEI from the coding sequence ATGAGTCTTCCCACCCACCGTATTCCCCCGCAAAGCGGGACAGGTTTTCTGCTGCGGCGCGGCGACGTGCTGGTGGTGATTGATCCTCAGGGCGAGCAGGTGGCCGATCTAATGGCCTTTGCCCAGGAGAACCGCGAGGAGTGGCTGTCGTCAGGCCGCACCTTTGACTACAACGAGACTATTTACCTGACGACCGGGCATGTGCTGTACAGCAACCGCAGCCGCCCCATGTTCACGCTGCTACGCGATGACGTGGGGCGGCACGACTTTTTATTGACCCCCTGCTCGACAGAAACCTTTGAACTGCTGTATCCGCCTGGTACTGCCGAGGGCCACCCGAGCTGCTTTTCCAACCTGATGTCGGCCTTTGCGCCCTACGGCATCTCGCCCGACCAGATTCCTACCACCCTGAACATCTTTATGAATGTGCTGGTGGATGAGCGCGGCCAGGTCAAGATTGGCCCGCCCATCTCGCAGGCGGGTCAACGGCTGGAACTGCGCGCTGAAATGGACCTGGTGGTGGGTCTTACGGCCTGCTCTGCAGAAGGCAGCAACAACGGCACCTTTAAACCGATTGATTACTTTGTTCGGCCAGCAGCTGAAGACATAGAGATCTAA
- a CDS encoding DUF5693 family protein, protein MTQPAPTRPDAALPSGVALPPATRHPWTPALLGLILLSLIPAFVLAFQRVSYEQSQKTAALVMDYPAVTAQARRFGLEPEVLLERYQRLGVNGVALYEDVVGSLVQRGEVVLKTGADLLADVPGAPVKAQNVYLRSVKPGAAEALPARYTIPTRTVQAAGQTWVEWPTDPTFLPTGPNTELLARLKAKGLTVVYRPYADDALREPGADWPDVPFILFNGDEVIGARTPELLSKINERLGTRLPALIEATPQRGLDSLIAGRGAARTFSVNPSWQNRLDPLTLASKYNLAARERSMRLLYLRPYPTIGETEALLARTTELLGRSGVRITEPVIAPFQDNTALRLLSLVGPLAALLLLGLSFSLVRLGLLVAAGSAALAFALNKLDPFASAALVAAVTFPALGLVLRRHRVTDWFLATGLSLAGVLFVSALGANKDSVLGLEPFRGVGLTLLLPLVLVGLSFLPRQDLRQTARDIYNAPIKLGDVVVMGLGLAVFALVFLRRGNTTGASVSDTEARIRQDLQDSLVRPRFKELAGHPLALVGLSGVLPGYFSALLILGGVVGQASILNTFSHFHTPLLISAQRCFLGLAAGLAAGVVIIWLVKQALRLWQTYSGRPQPEARA, encoded by the coding sequence GTGACCCAGCCCGCCCCCACCCGCCCCGACGCTGCGCTGCCTTCTGGCGTGGCCCTGCCGCCCGCCACGCGGCACCCCTGGACGCCCGCGCTGCTGGGCCTCATCCTGCTGTCGCTGATTCCCGCCTTTGTGCTGGCCTTTCAGCGGGTCAGTTACGAGCAGTCGCAGAAGACGGCCGCCCTGGTGATGGACTACCCGGCTGTGACCGCCCAGGCCCGCCGCTTTGGCCTGGAACCAGAAGTCCTGCTGGAGCGGTATCAGCGGCTGGGCGTCAACGGCGTGGCGCTCTACGAGGACGTGGTGGGCAGTCTGGTGCAGCGCGGCGAGGTCGTCCTGAAAACCGGCGCCGACCTGCTGGCCGATGTGCCCGGCGCCCCGGTCAAGGCGCAGAACGTCTACCTGCGCTCGGTGAAGCCTGGCGCGGCCGAGGCGCTCCCGGCGCGCTACACCATTCCCACCCGCACCGTGCAGGCGGCGGGGCAAACCTGGGTGGAGTGGCCCACCGATCCCACCTTCCTGCCCACCGGCCCTAATACGGAGCTGCTGGCGCGCCTGAAGGCCAAAGGGCTGACCGTGGTGTACCGGCCCTACGCCGACGACGCCCTGCGTGAACCCGGCGCCGACTGGCCCGACGTGCCGTTCATCCTGTTTAACGGCGACGAGGTGATTGGCGCGCGCACCCCCGAACTGCTGAGCAAAATCAACGAGCGGCTGGGCACGCGCCTGCCCGCCCTGATTGAGGCAACGCCCCAGCGCGGCCTGGACTCCCTGATTGCCGGGCGCGGCGCGGCGCGCACCTTCAGCGTCAACCCCAGCTGGCAAAATCGCCTCGACCCCCTGACCCTGGCCAGCAAGTACAACCTGGCCGCCCGCGAGCGCTCGATGCGCCTGCTGTACCTGCGCCCCTATCCCACGATTGGCGAAACCGAGGCCCTGCTGGCCCGCACCACCGAATTGCTGGGCCGGTCGGGCGTGCGGATCACAGAGCCCGTGATCGCGCCCTTTCAGGACAACACGGCGCTGCGCCTGCTGAGCCTGGTGGGACCGTTGGCGGCGCTGCTGCTGCTGGGCCTCAGTTTTTCCCTGGTGCGGCTGGGGCTGCTGGTGGCGGCGGGGTCGGCGGCGCTGGCCTTCGCCCTGAACAAGCTGGACCCCTTTGCCAGCGCGGCTCTGGTGGCGGCCGTTACCTTCCCGGCGCTGGGGCTGGTGCTGCGGCGCCACCGGGTCACCGACTGGTTTCTGGCGACGGGCCTGAGCCTGGCCGGCGTGCTGTTCGTCTCGGCGCTGGGGGCCAACAAAGACAGTGTGCTGGGCCTGGAACCCTTCCGGGGCGTGGGCCTGACGCTGCTGCTGCCGCTGGTGCTGGTGGGCCTGAGCTTCCTGCCCCGCCAGGACCTGCGCCAGACGGCGCGGGACATCTACAACGCTCCTATCAAGTTGGGGGACGTGGTGGTCATGGGCCTGGGCCTGGCGGTGTTTGCGCTGGTGTTCCTGCGCCGGGGCAACACGACCGGGGCCAGCGTCAGTGACACCGAGGCCCGCATTCGTCAGGACCTGCAAGACAGCCTGGTGCGCCCACGCTTCAAGGAGCTGGCGGGGCATCCGCTGGCGCTGGTGGGCCTCAGCGGCGTGCTGCCCGGCTACTTCAGCGCGCTGCTGATTCTAGGTGGGGTGGTGGGCCAGGCCAGCATCCTGAACACGTTCTCGCACTTTCACACGCCGCTGCTCATCAGCGCCCAGCGCTGCTTTCTGGGGCTGGCGGCGGGGCTGGCCGCCGGGGTGGTCATCATCTGGCTGGTCAAACAGGCGCTGCGCCTGTGGCAGACCTACAGTGGCCGCCCGCAGCCCGAGGCCCGCGCATGA
- the def gene encoding peptide deformylase, translating to MSDSASSPRIYPLRLYGDPVLRRKAKPLLHTDRLTVPGFSPQTVRQVADTMLETMFEARGVGLAAPQVGLPVRLFVAVEYDDDEEENEGSDTPLKSRVLREYVMLNPVLRVIDKKKDRSYQEGCLSIPGIYEEGVARARAVQVSYTDLDGVARVIEADDYLARVFQHETDHLDGVLFLDRLPAEVTEDYRRELLALQQKAKAYLNTLAARPPGEGR from the coding sequence GTGAGCGATTCCGCCTCTTCCCCCCGCATTTACCCGCTGCGCCTGTACGGCGACCCGGTGCTGCGCCGCAAGGCCAAACCGCTGCTGCACACCGACCGGCTGACGGTGCCTGGATTCTCGCCGCAGACCGTGCGCCAGGTGGCCGACACCATGCTGGAGACCATGTTCGAGGCGCGCGGCGTGGGCCTGGCCGCCCCGCAGGTGGGCCTGCCCGTGCGGCTGTTCGTGGCTGTGGAATACGACGACGATGAAGAGGAAAACGAGGGCAGCGACACCCCCCTGAAGTCACGGGTGCTGCGGGAGTACGTGATGCTGAACCCGGTCCTGCGCGTGATCGACAAGAAAAAAGACCGCTCGTACCAGGAAGGCTGCCTCAGTATTCCCGGCATCTACGAAGAAGGGGTGGCGCGCGCCCGCGCGGTACAGGTCAGCTACACCGACCTGGACGGCGTGGCCCGCGTCATTGAGGCCGACGATTACTTGGCCCGCGTGTTTCAGCACGAAACCGACCACCTGGACGGGGTGCTGTTTCTGGACCGCCTGCCCGCCGAGGTCACCGAGGACTACCGCCGGGAACTGCTGGCCCTTCAGCAAAAGGCCAAGGCCTACCTGAACACGCTGGCCGCCCGCCCCCCCGGAGAGGGCCGTTGA
- the surE gene encoding 5'/3'-nucleotidase SurE, whose amino-acid sequence MAAHKRQADRPTVLVANDDGIFSPGIKALGLAMATFADVVVSAPDVEQSAVGHGITIRRPLRFKHTAAAGFGEVPAHRVDGTPADCVVLGVHLTGLPDLVVSGINLGPNLGDDLTHSGTVAAAIEGMTLGVPAIAFSQQATPGGEYDFGRSAEYAARLAQQVLARGLPPRTLLNVNFPHGVPRGVRVTRVGEHRWEDAIVTRADPEGREYHWVAGTSRAADAHDEDTDYGAVQAGFISVTPVRIDLTARDLLAEVAGYVPGLS is encoded by the coding sequence ATGGCAGCACACAAGCGACAGGCAGACCGGCCCACCGTGCTGGTGGCCAACGACGACGGCATTTTCAGCCCCGGCATCAAGGCGCTGGGCCTGGCGATGGCGACTTTTGCCGATGTGGTGGTCAGCGCCCCCGATGTTGAGCAGAGTGCGGTTGGCCACGGCATTACCATCCGGCGCCCGCTGCGCTTCAAACACACGGCCGCCGCCGGATTTGGCGAGGTGCCGGCCCACCGGGTAGACGGCACCCCGGCCGACTGCGTGGTGCTGGGCGTACACCTGACCGGCCTGCCGGACCTTGTGGTGAGCGGCATCAACCTGGGGCCCAACCTGGGCGACGACCTGACCCATTCTGGGACAGTGGCCGCCGCCATTGAGGGGATGACGCTGGGGGTGCCGGCCATTGCCTTCAGCCAGCAGGCCACGCCAGGCGGCGAGTACGACTTTGGCCGCAGCGCCGAGTACGCCGCCCGGTTGGCCCAGCAGGTGCTGGCGCGCGGCCTGCCGCCCCGGACACTGCTGAACGTCAACTTTCCGCATGGTGTTCCCCGGGGTGTGCGCGTGACCCGCGTGGGCGAACACCGCTGGGAAGACGCCATCGTGACGCGGGCTGACCCCGAGGGCCGGGAGTACCACTGGGTTGCCGGGACCAGCCGCGCCGCCGACGCCCACGACGAGGACACCGATTACGGCGCGGTGCAGGCCGGGTTTATCAGCGTGACCCCCGTGCGTATTGACCTGACCGCCCGCGACCTGCTGGCCGAGGTGGCGGGGTACGTGCCGGGGCTGAGCTGA
- the udk gene encoding uridine kinase: MSLPFVIGVAGGSGSGKTTVTRRVIETVGGGGVAVLSQDNYYRNQDEIPFETRLKTNYDHPAAFDWALLREHVDALLSGVPIAMPEYDFTQHTRSAQTTPVLPAPVVVLEGFFALYDEGLRERMHLKVFVDADADVRFIRRLLRDTQERGRTPQSVIEQYLEYVRPMHLSFVEPTKRYADVIIPHGGMNEPALDMLAARIRTTI; this comes from the coding sequence GTGAGCCTGCCCTTCGTGATCGGCGTGGCGGGCGGCTCGGGCAGCGGCAAGACCACCGTGACCCGCCGCGTGATCGAGACGGTGGGCGGCGGCGGCGTGGCGGTGCTGAGCCAGGACAACTATTACCGCAACCAGGACGAGATTCCCTTCGAGACCCGCCTGAAGACCAACTATGACCACCCAGCGGCCTTTGACTGGGCGCTGCTGCGCGAGCATGTGGACGCCCTGCTCTCGGGCGTGCCTATCGCCATGCCGGAATACGACTTTACGCAGCACACCCGTTCGGCGCAGACGACCCCCGTGCTGCCCGCGCCCGTGGTGGTGCTGGAGGGGTTTTTTGCCCTGTACGACGAGGGGCTGCGCGAGCGCATGCACCTTAAGGTCTTTGTGGATGCCGACGCCGACGTGCGGTTTATCCGCCGCCTGCTGCGTGACACCCAGGAGCGGGGCCGCACCCCGCAAAGCGTCATCGAGCAGTACCTGGAATACGTGCGCCCCATGCACCTGAGTTTCGTGGAACCTACCAAGCGCTACGCCGACGTGATTATTCCCCACGGCGGCATGAACGAGCCCGCCCTGGACATGCTGGCCGCGCGCATCCGCACGACGATTTAG
- a CDS encoding DUF4097 domain-containing protein has protein sequence MRAPVLLSFLLTGLAAAQTYRAVDVTLTFGSGIFTAALSHAVSATLGSQKPTVKNGVAYVGARQTSGAWDVGLSPKLPLALNVTQESGSQDLNLRGLPLTRLNVKMGSGPVDIQLPAASLTAQVRQESGSLDLYVPQNTGLKLVVNRFESGALTMERRTVAVGDSLSGTYQTSNYDTAKHKVTVNLIWGSGPVQVHTPGQ, from the coding sequence ATGCGCGCTCCCGTGTTGCTCTCGTTTCTTCTGACTGGTCTGGCTGCGGCGCAGACCTACCGCGCCGTGGATGTCACCCTGACCTTTGGCAGCGGCATTTTCACAGCAGCCCTCAGTCATGCGGTGAGTGCAACCCTGGGCAGCCAGAAGCCGACTGTTAAAAACGGGGTGGCCTATGTGGGTGCCCGCCAGACCTCAGGCGCCTGGGACGTGGGCCTGAGCCCCAAACTGCCGCTGGCGCTCAATGTCACCCAGGAATCTGGAAGCCAGGACCTGAACTTGCGCGGCTTGCCCCTGACCCGGCTGAACGTGAAGATGGGGTCGGGGCCGGTAGACATTCAGCTCCCTGCGGCCTCCTTGACAGCACAGGTGCGGCAGGAAAGCGGCAGTCTGGACCTCTATGTGCCCCAGAACACGGGCCTCAAACTGGTCGTGAACCGCTTTGAATCTGGCGCGCTGACTATGGAGAGGAGGACCGTGGCGGTAGGGGATAGCCTGAGCGGCACCTATCAGACGTCCAACTACGACACGGCCAAGCACAAGGTCACGGTGAACCTGATCTGGGGCAGTGGCCCGGTGCAGGTGCATACACCGGGACAGTAG
- a CDS encoding tetratricopeptide repeat protein: protein MRVLTLLLALTSSMSLAQTTPAPAAPTAPQSALTAAQNATQLAAQARDLAARARTAYPKGSANIDQPLWKQAAAAAEAAVQAAPDQPDVLRLRAQIYTEVGFWRQAELAWTAYFKVAPSAAKNSAEAKSAATVQYNLGYAAYTRTQPEQAASFFAACLSFDPANVLCATWAARTALEAGKSAEALALYDRALALTPGDKILTYLRGVTSRAAQYGPEATRTFSRAYADLEAGRKAQALTGFQAAARLAPTFAEAQREAGRLALDLGNVDAAADAYTTLVALPSPTAADRYNLTLVQEAQQYGLGAVQTFRAAYSKYAAGDKAGAEAGFQAATEQSPRYAKAWAWLGRARYERKEYPGAASAYEQAVTLDPADKSSAYYLRLAQQGK, encoded by the coding sequence ATGCGTGTCCTGACCCTGCTGCTGGCCCTGACCTCGTCCATGTCGCTGGCACAAACCACCCCGGCCCCGGCAGCCCCTACCGCGCCGCAAAGCGCCCTGACGGCGGCCCAGAACGCGACCCAGCTGGCGGCCCAGGCGCGCGACCTGGCCGCCCGTGCCCGCACCGCCTATCCCAAGGGCAGCGCCAACATTGACCAGCCCCTGTGGAAACAGGCGGCGGCCGCTGCCGAGGCCGCTGTGCAGGCGGCGCCCGACCAGCCTGACGTGCTGCGGCTGCGGGCCCAGATTTATACCGAGGTGGGCTTCTGGCGTCAGGCGGAACTGGCGTGGACCGCCTACTTTAAGGTGGCGCCCAGCGCGGCAAAAAACAGTGCAGAGGCCAAGTCGGCCGCCACCGTGCAGTACAACCTGGGCTACGCGGCTTACACCCGCACCCAGCCTGAGCAGGCCGCCTCGTTTTTTGCCGCGTGCCTGAGCTTTGACCCGGCCAACGTGCTGTGCGCCACATGGGCGGCCCGCACGGCCCTGGAAGCTGGCAAGAGCGCCGAGGCCCTGGCCCTGTACGACCGCGCCCTGGCCCTGACGCCCGGCGACAAGATCCTGACCTACCTGCGCGGGGTAACCAGTCGCGCCGCCCAGTACGGCCCTGAGGCCACCCGCACCTTCAGCCGCGCCTACGCAGACCTGGAAGCCGGACGGAAGGCGCAGGCCTTGACGGGCTTTCAGGCGGCGGCCCGCCTGGCCCCTACCTTTGCCGAGGCCCAGCGTGAAGCAGGCCGCCTGGCGCTGGACCTGGGCAACGTTGACGCCGCCGCCGACGCCTACACCACGCTGGTGGCCCTGCCCAGTCCCACGGCCGCCGACCGCTATAACCTCACGCTGGTGCAAGAAGCCCAGCAGTACGGGCTGGGCGCCGTGCAGACTTTCCGCGCGGCGTACAGCAAATACGCGGCGGGCGATAAGGCCGGCGCCGAGGCCGGCTTTCAGGCCGCCACCGAGCAGAGCCCCCGGTACGCCAAAGCCTGGGCCTGGCTGGGGCGCGCCCGCTACGAGCGCAAGGAGTACCCTGGCGCCGCCAGTGCCTACGAGCAGGCCGTGACGCTGGACCCCGCCGACAAGAGCAGTGCCTATTACCTGCGCCTCGCCCAGCAGGGCAAGTAG